Proteins encoded by one window of Methylovirgula ligni:
- a CDS encoding 4-(cytidine 5'-diphospho)-2-C-methyl-D-erythritol kinase, which produces MSQHFTDRAPAKINLTLHVVGRRADGYHELESLVAFSRSGDRLTLTPGESLRLQVGGPTATSAGDPEKNLVIKAARQLADRVEGLRLGAFTLVKTLPVAAGIGGGSSDAAAALRLLARANNLALDDPRLLEAARATGADVPVCVAARARMMSGIGEKLGPVLDLPPLPALIVNPRQPLETKPVFDFMKIPVGGETHFGPHPQIGSNISFDALIAALRKGRNDMEDAASVLAPIIGKVLAILAAAPGCKLARMSGSGATCFALFDNCRAVGKARKAIAEAHPDWWVKATLLN; this is translated from the coding sequence TTGTCTCAGCATTTCACCGACCGCGCCCCTGCCAAGATCAATCTGACGCTGCATGTCGTCGGACGTCGGGCGGACGGCTACCACGAGCTTGAGAGTCTCGTCGCTTTCTCGCGCAGCGGCGACCGGTTGACGCTGACGCCGGGTGAATCCCTGCGGCTTCAGGTCGGCGGTCCAACAGCGACCTCCGCGGGCGATCCGGAAAAGAACCTTGTCATCAAGGCGGCACGCCAACTGGCCGACAGGGTCGAAGGCTTACGCCTCGGCGCGTTCACTTTGGTCAAGACCTTGCCGGTGGCGGCCGGCATCGGCGGCGGCTCGTCCGATGCCGCCGCGGCGCTGCGGCTGCTCGCCCGCGCCAATAATCTCGCGCTCGACGATCCGCGCCTGCTTGAGGCGGCGCGGGCGACGGGCGCCGATGTGCCGGTCTGCGTCGCCGCGCGGGCGCGGATGATGAGCGGCATCGGCGAGAAGCTCGGGCCGGTGCTCGATCTGCCGCCGCTGCCGGCGCTGATCGTCAACCCGCGCCAGCCGCTCGAAACCAAGCCGGTCTTCGACTTTATGAAGATCCCCGTCGGCGGCGAGACGCATTTCGGACCGCATCCGCAGATCGGCTCCAATATCTCGTTCGATGCCTTGATCGCCGCCTTGCGCAAGGGCCGCAACGATATGGAGGACGCAGCCTCCGTTCTCGCGCCGATTATCGGCAAGGTACTCGCCATCCTCGCAGCCGCGCCGGGCTGCAAGCTCGCGCGCATGTCGGGGTCGGGGGCGACCTGCTTTGCTCTCTTTGACAATTGCCGCGCCGTCGGCAAGGCGCGCAAGGCGATTGCCGAAGCTCATCCCGATTGGTGGGTGAAGGCGACGCTATTGAATTAG
- the dxs gene encoding 1-deoxy-D-xylulose-5-phosphate synthase, with product MTTPTKTPLLDAIQSPADLRRLPESDLAQVAQELRTETIDAVSVTGGHLGAGLGVIELTVALHYVFNTPDDRIIWDVGHQAYPHKILTERRDRIRTLRKGEGLSGFTKRAESPYDPFGAGHSSTSISAGLGMAVAATLADKPTNVVAVIGDGAMSAGMAYEAMNNAGAMHSRLIIILNDNEMSIAPPAGALSSYLARLVSGGTYRTVREAAKQLGRHLPKFIYDRARKTEEFARNFWAGGTMFEELGIYYVGPIDGHNLDQLLPILKNVRDMEGRGPVLVHVVTQKGKGYGPAEAAKDKHHAVNTFDVLTGTQVKPKANAPTYTRVFADALVKEAQQDDKIVAITAAMPSGTGLDVFEKAFPDRTFDVGIAEQHAVTFAAGLASEGFKPFCAIYSTFLQRAYDQVVHDVAIQKLPVRFAVDRAGLVGADGATHAGSFDVSYLGILPGMVVMAAADEAELVHMVHTAVAYSEGPIAFRFPRGEGVGIELPEHPEVLTLGKGRILREGNKVAILSLGTRLAEALKAAEDLAAYGISTTVADARFAKPLDVDLVSRLARNHEVLITVEEGSVGGFGSFVTQALLEKGLLDGRRPLKLRSMVLPDIFLDHDKPEKLYAESHLDAKGIVAKVLETLGREDEAARALIA from the coding sequence GTGACGACACCCACGAAGACTCCGCTGCTGGACGCGATCCAGTCGCCGGCCGATTTGCGGCGACTTCCCGAATCCGACCTTGCCCAGGTTGCGCAGGAATTACGCACCGAGACGATCGACGCCGTTTCCGTGACCGGCGGCCACCTCGGCGCCGGCCTCGGCGTCATCGAGCTGACCGTCGCCCTGCACTATGTCTTCAATACGCCGGACGACCGGATCATCTGGGATGTCGGCCATCAGGCCTATCCGCACAAGATCCTGACCGAGCGCCGCGATCGCATCCGCACCCTGCGCAAGGGCGAGGGCCTGTCCGGCTTCACCAAGCGCGCGGAAAGCCCCTACGATCCGTTCGGCGCAGGCCATTCCTCGACCTCGATTTCGGCCGGCCTCGGCATGGCCGTCGCCGCGACGCTCGCCGACAAGCCGACGAATGTCGTGGCCGTCATCGGCGATGGCGCCATGTCGGCCGGCATGGCCTATGAGGCGATGAACAATGCCGGCGCGATGCATTCGCGCCTCATCATCATCCTCAACGACAACGAGATGTCGATTGCCCCGCCCGCCGGCGCGCTCTCGTCCTATCTCGCCCGGCTCGTCTCCGGCGGCACCTATCGCACCGTGCGCGAGGCGGCCAAGCAGCTCGGCCGTCATCTGCCCAAGTTCATCTACGACCGCGCCCGCAAGACCGAGGAATTCGCACGGAATTTCTGGGCGGGCGGGACGATGTTCGAGGAACTCGGCATCTATTATGTCGGGCCGATCGACGGCCATAACCTCGATCAGCTTTTGCCGATCCTGAAGAACGTCCGCGACATGGAAGGCCGTGGCCCGGTTCTCGTTCATGTCGTGACGCAGAAGGGCAAGGGCTATGGCCCGGCCGAGGCCGCCAAGGACAAGCACCACGCCGTCAATACGTTCGACGTGCTGACCGGCACGCAGGTGAAGCCCAAGGCCAATGCGCCGACCTATACCCGCGTCTTCGCCGACGCGCTGGTGAAGGAGGCGCAGCAGGACGACAAGATCGTCGCCATCACCGCCGCCATGCCGTCCGGTACCGGCCTTGACGTGTTCGAGAAGGCTTTCCCTGACCGGACTTTCGATGTCGGCATCGCCGAGCAACATGCGGTGACCTTCGCCGCGGGCCTCGCGAGCGAAGGGTTTAAGCCATTCTGCGCGATCTATTCGACCTTCCTGCAGCGCGCCTATGACCAGGTCGTCCATGACGTCGCGATCCAGAAGCTGCCGGTGCGCTTCGCCGTCGACCGCGCCGGTCTGGTCGGCGCCGATGGCGCGACCCATGCCGGCTCCTTTGATGTCTCCTATCTCGGCATCCTGCCGGGCATGGTGGTCATGGCAGCCGCCGACGAGGCCGAACTCGTGCATATGGTGCACACGGCAGTCGCCTATAGCGAGGGGCCGATCGCCTTCCGCTTTCCGCGCGGCGAAGGCGTCGGCATCGAACTGCCCGAGCACCCCGAAGTTCTGACCTTGGGCAAAGGCCGTATCCTGCGCGAGGGCAACAAGGTGGCGATCCTATCGCTCGGCACCCGGCTCGCGGAGGCGCTGAAAGCGGCCGAAGACCTCGCCGCCTACGGCATCTCGACCACGGTGGCCGATGCGCGTTTCGCCAAACCGCTCGATGTCGATCTCGTCAGCCGCCTCGCCCGCAACCATGAGGTTCTCATCACGGTTGAGGAAGGCTCGGTCGGCGGCTTCGGCTCGTTCGTGACGCAGGCGCTGCTGGAAAAAGGTCTGCTTGACGGCCGCCGGCCGCTCAAGCTGCGCTCGATGGTGCTGCCGGATATCTTCCTCGACCACGACAAGCCCGAGAAGCTGTATGCCGAGTCACATCTCGACGCGAAGGGCATTGTCGCCAAGGTGCTCGAGACGCTCGGTCGCGAGGACGAGGCCGCACGGGCGCTGATCGCCTGA
- a CDS encoding HdeD family acid-resistance protein encodes MSLPTETAPISSLPAAASGCVERLRHRWPWFVALGVLVAAMGVAALALVVSATIASVYIIAFFMVIAGGGEIAFAFGARSWTRFFLWVIAGLAYIVVAAFALAQPIMAAAVFTLLLGIALFVTGIIRIYVGTQLNKDVRGIVILAGIVTSVVGLVVLIGWPANSFVILGVLLGLDLLFWGGSWITLGLRMKARLLALPRHA; translated from the coding sequence ATGAGTCTTCCGACAGAAACCGCACCGATTTCCAGTCTGCCGGCCGCAGCCAGCGGCTGCGTCGAGCGGCTGCGCCATCGTTGGCCTTGGTTCGTCGCTTTGGGCGTTCTCGTCGCGGCAATGGGTGTTGCCGCTCTGGCCCTGGTCGTTTCCGCCACTATCGCCTCCGTCTATATCATCGCGTTTTTCATGGTCATCGCCGGCGGCGGGGAGATCGCTTTCGCTTTCGGCGCCCGGTCCTGGACCCGGTTCTTCCTCTGGGTCATCGCCGGGCTCGCCTATATCGTCGTTGCCGCCTTCGCGCTGGCCCAGCCCATCATGGCGGCGGCGGTGTTCACTTTGCTGCTCGGCATCGCGTTGTTCGTCACCGGGATCATCCGTATCTATGTCGGCACGCAGCTCAATAAAGACGTCCGCGGCATTGTGATCCTGGCCGGCATCGTCACGTCCGTGGTCGGTCTCGTCGTTCTAATCGGCTGGCCGGCCAATAGTTTCGTCATTCTCGGCGTGCTTCTCGGGCTCGATCTGCTGTTCTGGGGCGGGAGCTGGATCACCCTTGGCCTGCGCATGAAGGCGCGTTTGCTGGCTCTGCCACGCCACGCCTAG
- a CDS encoding cell wall hydrolase has protein sequence MSRLQVWWAMGVVAPWCLGIGLVVSMAADAGQDATIGASLAPAGILAATQPGNLIPVVVGGPGFGLDLMQTAARAAEARLRLGDPADFVLVPDEMAPRAALKPRAAHSFPVIDRSHRGDPAVGLRPTFSSQLQHTGDLAALRARQMIFAEAETLQSDAFALNEAPASPDSFTPWPSGENPTTAPSRADASPAQPGSTETVRPANIAEQMMQGATPEVGRAEALASMTPATDDATPVEVVSLSTLPHEETADFSSVPADRPDYASLIDEDQWHHEQRCLAQAIYFEARGESDKGQAAVAQVVLNRVSSGLYPSTICGVVFQNRQHYHACQFSFACEGRSLRITESDAWQRAEHIAAAVTTGKTYVADVGDATHYHALYVHPYWARRLERTDRIGHHVFYKMRD, from the coding sequence ATGAGTCGGCTTCAAGTCTGGTGGGCGATGGGCGTGGTGGCGCCCTGGTGTCTGGGTATCGGGCTCGTCGTCTCGATGGCCGCCGACGCCGGTCAGGATGCGACGATCGGCGCCTCGCTCGCGCCGGCTGGCATCCTTGCCGCGACTCAGCCCGGCAATCTCATTCCCGTCGTCGTGGGCGGCCCGGGATTTGGCCTCGATCTAATGCAGACCGCGGCCCGTGCCGCCGAGGCCCGCTTGCGCCTCGGCGATCCGGCGGATTTCGTACTGGTGCCCGACGAGATGGCGCCGCGGGCGGCATTGAAGCCGCGCGCTGCTCATAGCTTCCCGGTCATCGATCGCAGCCACCGCGGTGATCCGGCCGTCGGTCTGCGGCCGACCTTCAGCTCCCAATTGCAGCACACGGGCGATCTCGCGGCTTTGCGGGCGCGGCAGATGATCTTTGCCGAAGCCGAGACATTGCAGAGCGACGCCTTCGCGCTCAACGAAGCTCCGGCAAGCCCGGATAGCTTTACGCCCTGGCCGAGCGGCGAAAACCCGACGACAGCGCCGAGCCGCGCCGATGCGTCGCCGGCGCAGCCCGGCTCGACCGAGACCGTGCGGCCGGCGAATATCGCCGAGCAAATGATGCAGGGCGCGACACCCGAAGTAGGGCGCGCGGAAGCGCTCGCCTCGATGACGCCGGCGACGGACGACGCGACGCCTGTCGAAGTCGTTTCGCTGTCGACCCTGCCGCATGAAGAAACTGCCGATTTCTCGAGCGTGCCTGCCGACCGGCCGGATTACGCCTCGCTGATCGATGAGGACCAGTGGCACCACGAGCAGCGCTGCCTCGCGCAAGCGATCTATTTCGAAGCCCGCGGCGAGAGCGACAAGGGGCAGGCGGCGGTGGCGCAAGTCGTGCTGAACCGCGTCTCAAGCGGGCTCTATCCCTCGACGATCTGCGGCGTCGTCTTCCAGAACCGGCAGCACTATCACGCCTGCCAATTCTCCTTCGCCTGCGAGGGGCGGTCGCTGCGGATCACCGAGTCCGATGCCTGGCAGCGCGCCGAACATATTGCTGCCGCCGTGACCACCGGAAAAACCTATGTCGCGGATGTTGGCGACGCGACGCATTATCACGCGCTTTATGTACATCCCTATTGGGCGCGGCGGCTGGAACGGACGGACAGGATCGGCCACCACGTCTTTTACAAAATGCGTGACTGA
- the ppdK gene encoding pyruvate, phosphate dikinase: MAKWVYTFGNGAAEGGSRMSALLGGKGANLAEMASLGLPVPPGFTITTEVCAYFYAHAQSYPPELAVEVEAALKHVEEIAGRAFGDAQRPLLVSVRSGSRASMPGMMDTVLNIGLNDATVDALAADAEDARFAYDSYRRFIQMYSSIVLGIGHHHFEELIEDFKEARELTLDTDLSAEDWQEVIRAFKAKIAEVHGHAFPQAPREQLWGAIGAVFGSWNNPRAKIYRQLHNIPESWGTAVTVQAMVFGNMGETSATGVAFTRNPSTGAKELYGEFLINAQGEDVVAGVRTPQNITEAARIGAGSSQPSMETVLPEVFSQFVAVAARLERHYRDIQDVEFTVERGKLWMLQTRAGKRTARAALRAAVEMAREGLISEAEAVRRIDPGSLDQLLHPTVAPEAERDVIATGLPASPGAATGEIVFNADEAEQLRSAGRKVILVRVETSPEDIHGMHASEGILTSRGGMTSHAAVVARGMGKPCVTGAGAIRIDSERGILSAGSATLRRGDILTIDGGTGRVMAGAIEKQQPELSGEFGVIMQWADKLRRMSVRANAETEADAEAARRFGAEGIGLCRTEHMFFEASRIRAMREMILADDERGRRAALAKLLPYQRDDFAKLFTIMSGLPVTIRLLDPPLHEFLPHTAEEIAEVAAAMNVTAEHLQHRAEELREYNPMLGFRGCRLAIAFPEIADMQARAIFEGAIEAKRKTGVAPEPEIMVPLVAMKAEFDAVKAIIDRCAEAVTAATGETIAYTVGTMIELPRAALAAGEIAESAEFFSFGTNDLTQTALGISRDDAGTFLGVYIAKGLVARDPFTTIDQQGVGELVEIATERGRKTRPSLKLGICGEHGGDPASIGFFEKAGLDYISCSPFRVPIARLAAAQATIGALDAEENP, encoded by the coding sequence ATGGCAAAGTGGGTCTATACGTTCGGCAACGGCGCCGCCGAGGGCGGCAGCCGGATGAGCGCGCTGCTCGGCGGCAAGGGCGCTAATCTCGCGGAAATGGCCAGCCTTGGGCTTCCCGTGCCGCCCGGCTTCACCATCACGACCGAGGTCTGCGCCTATTTTTACGCCCACGCCCAGAGCTATCCGCCGGAACTCGCCGTCGAGGTCGAGGCGGCGCTGAAGCATGTCGAGGAGATCGCCGGCCGCGCCTTTGGCGACGCACAGCGGCCGCTGCTCGTTTCCGTCCGCTCAGGCTCCCGCGCTTCGATGCCTGGCATGATGGATACGGTGCTGAACATCGGGCTCAACGATGCGACCGTGGATGCGCTCGCGGCCGACGCTGAAGACGCGCGCTTTGCCTATGATTCCTATCGCCGCTTCATCCAGATGTATTCGAGCATCGTGCTTGGTATCGGGCATCATCATTTCGAGGAACTGATCGAGGATTTCAAAGAGGCCAGGGAACTGACGCTCGACACCGATCTCTCGGCCGAGGATTGGCAAGAGGTCATCCGCGCCTTCAAGGCGAAGATCGCCGAGGTGCATGGCCATGCCTTTCCGCAGGCGCCGCGCGAACAGCTTTGGGGCGCCATCGGCGCCGTCTTCGGCTCCTGGAACAATCCGCGCGCGAAAATATACAGGCAGTTGCACAATATTCCCGAGAGCTGGGGCACGGCCGTCACCGTCCAGGCGATGGTCTTCGGCAATATGGGCGAGACCTCCGCGACGGGCGTTGCCTTCACCCGCAATCCCTCGACCGGCGCAAAGGAGCTCTATGGCGAGTTCCTGATCAACGCGCAGGGTGAGGATGTCGTCGCCGGGGTGCGGACGCCGCAGAATATCACCGAGGCCGCGCGCATCGGGGCGGGCTCTTCCCAGCCGTCGATGGAGACGGTGCTCCCTGAGGTCTTCTCCCAGTTCGTCGCGGTGGCAGCGCGGCTCGAGCGGCACTATCGCGACATCCAGGATGTCGAATTCACGGTCGAGCGCGGCAAGCTCTGGATGTTGCAGACGCGCGCCGGCAAGCGCACCGCCAGGGCGGCCCTGCGCGCTGCCGTCGAGATGGCGCGCGAAGGCTTGATCAGCGAGGCGGAGGCCGTGCGCCGCATCGATCCGGGCTCGCTCGATCAATTGCTGCACCCGACCGTCGCGCCGGAAGCGGAGCGTGATGTCATCGCCACCGGCCTGCCGGCCTCGCCGGGTGCGGCCACCGGCGAGATCGTCTTCAATGCCGACGAGGCCGAGCAATTGCGCAGCGCCGGGCGCAAGGTGATCCTGGTGCGCGTCGAGACCAGCCCTGAGGACATCCATGGGATGCATGCGTCCGAGGGGATTCTCACGTCACGCGGCGGCATGACCTCGCATGCCGCGGTCGTGGCGCGCGGCATGGGCAAGCCCTGCGTCACCGGCGCGGGCGCGATCCGCATCGATTCCGAACGCGGCATCCTCTCCGCCGGGAGCGCGACGTTGCGGCGAGGCGATATTCTGACGATCGATGGTGGCACCGGGCGCGTGATGGCCGGCGCGATCGAGAAGCAGCAGCCCGAGCTTTCGGGCGAGTTCGGCGTCATCATGCAATGGGCCGACAAACTGCGCCGCATGAGCGTGCGCGCCAATGCCGAGACGGAAGCGGATGCGGAAGCGGCGCGGCGCTTCGGCGCCGAGGGAATCGGCCTTTGCCGCACCGAGCATATGTTCTTCGAGGCGAGCCGCATCCGCGCCATGCGCGAGATGATCCTCGCCGATGACGAAAGGGGGCGCCGCGCCGCGCTCGCCAAACTGCTTCCTTATCAGCGCGACGATTTCGCCAAGCTGTTCACGATCATGTCCGGTTTGCCGGTGACGATCCGGCTGCTCGATCCGCCGCTGCACGAATTCCTGCCGCATACGGCGGAGGAGATCGCCGAAGTCGCCGCCGCGATGAATGTGACGGCGGAACATCTGCAGCATCGCGCCGAGGAATTGCGCGAATATAATCCCATGCTCGGATTTCGCGGCTGCCGGCTCGCCATCGCCTTTCCTGAAATCGCGGACATGCAGGCTCGGGCGATCTTCGAAGGCGCGATCGAGGCCAAGCGCAAGACCGGCGTGGCGCCGGAGCCGGAGATCATGGTTCCGCTGGTCGCGATGAAAGCCGAATTCGACGCTGTCAAGGCGATCATCGACCGCTGCGCGGAGGCGGTGACGGCGGCAACCGGCGAGACGATCGCTTACACGGTCGGAACCATGATCGAGCTGCCGCGCGCGGCGCTGGCGGCGGGAGAGATTGCCGAGAGCGCGGAATTCTTCTCGTTCGGCACCAACGATCTGACGCAGACGGCGCTCGGCATTTCGCGCGACGATGCCGGGACTTTCCTTGGCGTCTATATCGCCAAGGGGCTCGTCGCGCGCGATCCGTTCACGACGATCGACCAGCAGGGCGTTGGCGAACTCGTCGAGATCGCCACCGAGCGCGGCCGCAAGACACGGCCCTCGCTCAAGCTCGGCATTTGCGGCGAACATGGCGGCGATCCGGCCTCGATCGGCTTTTTCGAGAAGGCCGGCCTCGATTATATTTCGTGCTCGCCGTTCCGGGTGCCGATTGCACGATTGGCCGCGGCACAGGCCACAATCGGCGCTCTCGACGCCGAGGAAAATCCGTAA
- a CDS encoding tetratricopeptide repeat protein — translation MPLHRLASRVILSSVSVVLAGSFGLTAAAAKVNESLSVATPFEVGESPAGNYLAAVIAGADRDTVAAATFFREALRFDPRNKELIERAFVAALSNGSMPEAFTLADKLLIYEPDNGLARLAVGVRALKEHQYAAARGQFARGGGAEGGDLTATLLTAWAYQGSGQTRRALETVDRLDDQNFSVFRSYHKALIADVAGRREQAADAFKAAYDSDKNTLRLVDAYARFLSQTGKDDQAIALYTAFDQIVPDHPIVRAALASLKGGKSLQPLIGNVDQGAAEVLYGLGAAGDRQGDDLAGLIYLRLSLYLDPDNALALLTLGDLYQRINQNEQALDIFQDVPQSDPQRETADIEISQALENLGRGDQALSYLRNVADEHPNDEEALSALGNLERAHDHYDEAITTYTRALAASKKPEAANWPLYYFRGIAYERSKQWPKAEADFKHALQLFPDQPLVLNYLGYSWVDKGMHLDQAFPMLRRAVELRPTDGYVVDSLGWAEYKLGHYKEAVTDLEKAIDLKPADPVINDHLGDAYWRVGRKLDAHFQWNHARDMGADSTDLPRILHKIKFGLDTAASADPKPVTNDKPAAADADHKQNGGG, via the coding sequence TTGCCGTTGCACCGTCTCGCCTCGCGCGTGATCTTGTCCTCTGTCTCGGTGGTCCTGGCCGGATCGTTCGGCCTCACGGCTGCGGCGGCCAAGGTCAATGAATCGCTCTCCGTCGCCACCCCGTTCGAAGTCGGCGAGAGTCCGGCAGGCAATTATCTCGCCGCGGTCATCGCTGGTGCGGATCGCGACACGGTGGCGGCGGCGACCTTTTTCCGCGAGGCGCTGCGCTTTGATCCGCGCAACAAGGAATTGATCGAGCGCGCTTTCGTCGCGGCGCTCTCCAACGGCAGTATGCCGGAAGCCTTCACCTTGGCTGACAAGCTGCTGATCTACGAGCCCGATAATGGGCTGGCGCGGCTTGCAGTCGGGGTGCGCGCGCTGAAGGAGCATCAATATGCCGCCGCGCGCGGTCAATTCGCCCGTGGCGGTGGCGCCGAAGGCGGCGACCTGACCGCGACTCTGCTGACCGCCTGGGCCTATCAGGGCTCGGGTCAGACGCGCCGGGCGCTCGAGACGGTCGATCGGCTCGATGACCAGAATTTCTCGGTCTTCCGCAGCTATCACAAGGCTTTGATTGCCGATGTGGCCGGCCGCCGGGAGCAGGCGGCGGACGCGTTCAAGGCGGCCTACGACAGCGACAAGAACACTCTGCGCCTCGTGGATGCCTATGCCCGGTTTCTGAGCCAGACCGGCAAGGACGATCAGGCCATCGCGCTCTACACGGCTTTCGATCAGATCGTGCCGGACCATCCCATCGTCCGCGCTGCGCTCGCCAGTCTCAAGGGCGGCAAGAGCCTGCAGCCGCTCATCGGGAATGTCGATCAGGGAGCGGCGGAAGTTCTTTATGGCCTCGGCGCCGCCGGCGACCGGCAGGGCGATGATCTCGCCGGGCTGATCTACCTGCGGCTCTCGCTTTATCTCGATCCGGACAATGCGCTGGCCCTGCTGACGCTGGGCGATCTTTATCAGCGCATCAATCAGAACGAGCAGGCGCTCGACATCTTCCAGGACGTTCCGCAGAGCGATCCGCAGCGCGAGACCGCCGATATCGAAATCAGCCAGGCGCTGGAAAATCTCGGCCGCGGCGATCAGGCGTTGAGCTATTTGCGCAATGTCGCCGATGAGCACCCCAATGACGAGGAGGCTCTCTCGGCGCTCGGCAATCTGGAGCGCGCGCACGATCATTACGACGAAGCCATCACCACCTATACGCGGGCGCTCGCGGCTTCGAAAAAGCCCGAGGCCGCCAATTGGCCGCTCTATTATTTCCGCGGCATCGCCTATGAGCGCAGCAAGCAATGGCCGAAGGCGGAAGCCGATTTCAAACACGCGCTGCAGCTTTTCCCGGACCAGCCGCTGGTGCTGAATTACCTCGGCTATAGCTGGGTGGATAAGGGAATGCATCTCGACCAGGCTTTTCCGATGCTACGCCGTGCGGTCGAGTTGCGCCCGACAGACGGCTATGTCGTCGACAGTCTTGGCTGGGCGGAATACAAGCTCGGCCATTACAAGGAGGCGGTGACCGATCTTGAGAAAGCGATCGATCTGAAGCCGGCGGACCCGGTCATCAACGACCACCTTGGCGATGCCTATTGGCGGGTCGGGCGCAAGCTTGATGCCCATTTCCAATGGAACCACGCCCGCGACATGGGCGCGGATTCAACCGATCTGCCGCGTATTCTGCACAAGATCAAATTCGGCCTCGATACGGCTGCAAGCGCGGACCCAAAGCCCGTGACGAATGACAAGCCCGCCGCGGCCGATGCCGATCACAAGCAGAATGGCGGCGGCTGA